The sequence below is a genomic window from Myxocyprinus asiaticus isolate MX2 ecotype Aquarium Trade chromosome 9, UBuf_Myxa_2, whole genome shotgun sequence.
CATAGAGAcggtgtgtgtgcgcatgcacaGTCTTTGATGCTGCCTGTGTCGCTGCCTGAATGAAAGGCGTcgcaggcagtcagagattctcagccgcAAGTAAATGAACCGTAACAAATTATCAGCGAAAATATAGGTGCGattaataatatttagattttcccggttatcggccactgatatatcgtgcatccctaggtttaaagtctggacctccatgAATTATGGAGAAAGTTTTTCTCCTGTTCTAATGATGTCTGATATTCAAcaaactggccatgtttgccttaaAATATTTCAAGAGACAACTTTAATCATTAAGATTGATGAAAGGAAAACTATATTCCAGGAAATTAATTTTTCACTAGAATTACAGTCCAAGATCAGTAAACTGGTCTACTCATCAGTACAGAGAATATTATAACTAGccttatccacaatattctcagcaagtccactgtatttcgcaaGGTGGGTGAAATTTCCAGTTGGCTGGCGGAAGTGAGATTGGTtggcgttttgtgtgtagctggtcaatgcttgcttgcgtgtcatgtggttagattcttgctttttaaatgttgtaagatgtcttaaaaacttcccggacaatgtgtgcagttggTTATCCtgaatggttatcctaataatcaagcaaaactaaaattttgtctaaaacagcaatgcTATGATCACCCGCAAAGCAaagcgctccagtcccagatgctgcttcttccatcagctgcctacagaaggattggcttaggaacatctgtttgaaaaagctttggaataaatttttgtgtgctcttttcactttattggcaagaagtcaacagtggggattacttatattatccaccgttatGGTCCAGCTATGATAGATGTCCAGAAATGGGCACAATGAATTACATATAAACAATAGCATTATTGTGCCAACAGGTGTGTGTActtgtgctgaaagttcattagaaaaTTTGAGAGTTTGTTAATTTCTATTTAgcatatttttttgtgaatgcttcacatgttttgaaatggcattattactgaggATAAAAAGGAACCGTGTTTTACCTGAACTGTCTGTGTTCAGTgatgatgttttcaactgttttcatgctgtgatgctaaatggataaattctacagtggaagaccataattattagatgagacatgtacagtagtgagatgttttatcacatttgaaaTGGACTGTTTGGTAATGAACATGCAGATACTGCTGCAAAGAAAGCTCTCACTCTGATAATTACAGACTGTCAAGTCTCACCATCAGATCTCAAACCCGTActgaatatgtatatatgtaaaaaGTGGCGAATGGAACAATTGCATCCATAATAAGTTGTATGAAGTCAACCCAATTATAAATGAAAGATCTTTCACAAGTTTTCCTTTTGAGTGTAGATATGACCAGACTGTTTACACAAGATGCCGTATTGGTCATTCTAGACTTATGTTTTTATTGAAAGGTGAAGTGACACCAACATGTGATATTTGTCAGACACCACTGtccataaaacacattttactggAGTGTCCTAATTTAAATGCCACTTTGCAACGTTTTTACTCAAAGTTTTTTagtggatgttttcaaaaatgtcttaCCAgggaattgttttttattttttttttatcaaatattgaaatgaaaggtcttatataatgttcattgtgtatattactgttttatatactatattgtgtatattaccTTTTTATAACTACCTTGatcttgccatgaaaatagccagtgatgctgatatggcaataaaaataaataaatcacgtttgaaattaactgtattgtgattttcctctttcctgctTTTTTCCTGCCTGCAGTTTACTTTCTTTTTAGTGTCTTTTGCAGAATGTGCTTGTCTTCCCTCCCTTAAGggaaaaaggtgatttggaaaacagtgtggacattaattcagtatcaattaaatttatttttacagctagtgcttttaataatacatactgttttatagttgctttacagagaacattgaacttttgtatACGAtgtattgtgtggctgctaatacatcgttatttcctaataaattaaatatatcaaCAGGATCAGCTGTCAACACTGAAAtatttcatgtaggttatagAATTTAGATATGgatattatgtatgtaaactaacaattatatagctagattgagcttactacacagtcatctcccgcaaaataattgtatttaatccgAAAAAGGCAGGATGACAGtatcatcgcctgagtcctgCAATACacaagcatcctgctgtctggacctctcctgtatctgcagtaagtacagaGTATAATCTCGgtacaaactcttcaggttctgactagactaaatatatgctttaaaataaacataattatctacagttctcaaaacatgttctACTTGACAGCTGTGAAGgtgctaataggctacatagcttttcaggttagtctgctcaggttctcagatggataaagactcaacaaaataactaaaatgcttctgtttgcgatatttggccatcCTCCTCAAACCCATAACCATTAACAGATAGGTGGAAGAACAATATcacctcgctataattctgtcatttttaatgctgcattaGTACATAACGATTGTTTATGCTTAACCAGAGGTTCCGCCCACATCGTccgcaaagcatcatgggactaGGAATATTGTGGTAAAAAGTTGTTACTTAATTGAAATTATATGTTGATTTCCCATAGCACCacgaagttaaaaaaaaaaaaaaaatctgttgaatTTAAAATGTTCCAGATGCTTAgatcaaaaataacttaaatatatacAATGTAAACATGAAAAGACCATGAAGTTTACTGTAACTGCAACCAAAGACAATTTTCGACCACATAAAAACCTTGGTTGTGCCATAGCGTATGTGTTTTGAAATTGTGTATGCCATGTTAACTGTCATAAGTGAGCACAAAAATGCATAATTATTTGCAGTGTAGGGTTACATAAGGTTATGTTTGGTGTTACAAATTTAAGATGGTAGGCCTACTACTAGTACAAATAATGTGCATGTGACTTAGCACATGTCATCAAAATCTCACTCCAACCAGGTACCCAATTTTGACAACCCTGAAATTGGCCACTATttatgtcatattcactgtgcaatgtatgtaCATTTTGTTTGATTCATTCTTTTTCTGAGAAAGTGCAATTGATATTGTGCACATACCGTCCATGGTTACTAGTGTGCACTGTTGTCCTCCTTCCTTCTATTAATgctttaacaatttctttatgaATGAACAAATTACTAAAATAGGATGAATAAATAGAAACCAGAAGCTGCCGTCTACCATCTGAAATGCACAAACATCTTTTTAGAGTTTTTTACTtgatttctatttaaaaaaaaaaagaatatacagatttttttttttagcaattttatgtaccCTACATGTTATTCACTATCATATTAAATAGGTATACTCTGATCGAACGACCACCGATCAGTATCGACCAATATTCCCATGACTCGACTGGTGGTCTCATAATTTGGCCAATCACATCAACCGATCACCCATGTTGCAAAAGACACGCGGCTCTTTTAAAACTTGAGCATCACTGTCAAGTCATCACAGGTCTGTGGGGAAAACTAGCTGAAAGTTGTAAGAGACTTAAAGCACCTAATGTCTTTTTCCCCTCAGAAGCCTGTGAATTGCATCTTTCACTCATTTCCTCTCTCAGGTATGATGGTGTTTTTCTCTTTGTCTTGTCCCTTCCCTCAGGTAAGGTGGTGTTGGCTTCTACAAAGGCAGTTTATATGTTGGTGCCTCTCCCTCTGGAGCGTCAGATCCAAGACCTTTTGGCAAGCCATCGAGTCGAAGAGGCACTGACCCTCACAGAAGCTGCACAGAGAAACATTCCCAAAGAAAAGTATCAGGTACGCTGTTCTGACAAATGGCGAGACACGAGAGTGCTTTTGATAGATGGAGTATTTGAGATTATAATTGATGATTTCTCTTGTCTCTCTTTCTTTTAGAAATTGCACAAAAGAATTCTCCAACAAGCAGGATTCATCCAGTTTGGCCAGCTTCAGTTTTTAGAAGCAAAAGAACATTTTAGGTGAAGTGCATCATTTTGTCCTGTAATTAATACTGTGAACTGCCACTCAGGCCCAGATGTTTCCGAGTATGACTGAATGGAGTTAATTAACTTCTTCACTAATAGCTTCTTCTCCCTCTGCACACATGAGCCTAATTGCTATATGCTGATAGATAGAGAACAGAAACTTGTCTAATAGCTGAATAAATTGCCCACAGAATCATCTGTGGATCTACCATGTTGAATTTGGCATGTTTTAAGCTACCAAATCTGTCATATGgcaagaattattaattcattcaaCCACAGATTGccaataatacattaatattcaAGACATTCTACTGTTGTAGACATGCTGAGTAGATATAACTGGATTGTTTTACTATGTAAAAACATCCCTCCATCGTAAGAGCTGACCATAGAATTATGCACAGAAATGTCAGTTTCCAccataatgtgtattttaaaataattaaatatagcgtgaaaatcatttttaataataaagacaaaaactaaaagtttatttataaatgtctCAGACATTGAAATGTGCTCATCCATTGGCATCTAAACATTAAAGCTGTCTTTGAATACATCATTTAAATAGGAAACTAATTAATATACAAAATATCTCAttttataaatgttgtttatgtgGTGCTCATCTCAGGAAGGGACAGCTTGATGTACGGGAGCTGATCTCCCTTTATCCACTGCTCCTACCCGCCTCTTCCTCCTTCACACGGTGCCATCCACCACTTCACGAATTTGCTGACCTGAATCATCTGACGCAGGGGGACCAGGAGAAAGTACAGTGCTTCAAACGTTTCCTCATTAGCTACCTACACGAGGTGCGCAGCAGCGACAGCGCTAATGGTTTCTGCGAAGACGTGGACACAGCATTGCTAAAGCTCTATGCAGAGACCGGCCACGAAAGTCTCTTGGACTTGCTGGTCTCCGATAACGCCTGCCTCCTGGCAGACAGCGCCCCCTGGCTGGAGAAGCATCACAAGTGGGTACTCGCTTTTATTGTTCTTTGAGTAGACACTGAACAAAAGATTCTGTCtagttttttgggggtttttttcaaGAAAGCAAAGAGTCCCATAGTTGATGCTTGCAACACCTTTGCTgaatataaaatgttttgtaGTGTTTTGGTTGTTGTCATTATGATGCTTTAGTCATCCATGCCCTCTGGCCTTTTATTCACTGCAGTTGCAGAATTTGCAGTTGCCATGGCAGCACATGAATAAAAGTTTTGATAAATGTCAGTGTTTGACAGTGGTTGAATAACTGTGCTACAATGCTTGAATGATGTGTGTGATTGACTGTTAATGACATGTCTTTCTTCAGGTATTTTGCCCTTGGCCTTCTATATCACTACAATAATCAAGATTCTGCTGCTTTACAGGTGGGATCTGATTCTTGTTCTATGATCTACTTGAACTTTTAGGTTGTGGTTACAAGCTAGtaaaatttgctgcaaatgttaaaggaatatttagaatttaatacaaattaagctgtATCAACATCCTCTGTGGCATGTAGTTAGTTACCACAGggaataatttagactcattcctcagtttgaaaatacaaaaatgtgtgtCGTGACCAGCTAAAGTAAGGGAAAACAGTTAAAATCTTTCAACTCGTATCAATACCAGCTAAAATAAGTAAACCAGTTATTAGTGATGCAGCAAAGTGAAATTTCTTGGCCAAAACCTAATATTCTGGACACACTAGTCCTAAAACCAAAACCgaacattattattttaaattagactttgtttGAAACAACTTAacaaattgtaaatataatatttttcttaGTGATTAAACTTGTTTTTTCCTTCAGGTTGCATTAATACCTAAACATCTAGGCTCCAACAACTTCTAAAATGTtggataatatatattttttttaaattacacaacTCTATAGAAAACCGACTTTTGTCTAATATAAGCACATCTTTATCGTATTAAGTCCTTAAGAATAAACAACAAAGTACAAATGCATAAAGAAAAGGTGGCATGTTCTTTAGTAACAAGCTTGTatggattttcacatgcaagtttGTGTCTCGACTTGTTGACCGTCAATGTGCGCATCTCAACTTATTAAAGTCAATATATCATCAATCATCTGCCGCCATTTAAATGGAATTAAATCATGATAATTTCTAATGAATGCTGCTTTTCTTCATGTCATTAGCTTTGTGtccatccatgtatttttatgcGAGATTTGGGATATTGCAAACCAAAATGCtgtatggaaacaccaagatgtggataaaatctccaaaatgtgcattaaaaaaaagtatgcgTTGGATTGaggtggacattttttttatttgataagaagacatgcacataaactatgatTGAAACGCATGCGCATCAAGAAAGTCACGTGACTTTGTCTCAAGACGTGTGACTGAATATtgattcataactggactaaccatcAAACCAATATCATTGCATAGCATCTCAATTGTTGCCAGTGTTGTGCCGAAATCTTACTGCCCGCCAGATTATGACCCCCCGCTACCTGATTGTCCCTTATCCCTAAAGCCCAAGCCTACATccacccctaatcctaacctcaTTGGTCTCTACCCCTAAATCCcatccctacacctacccctaaacacaagGATACTAGGGAGTCAAAATTCAGCACTACACTGAAGACAAACCTGTCATTAAAATGATTGACTACATTTACTTCCCAAAACTGCCTGACATGCTTTCGTTCCCAAATATAAGACATTTGCCGCTGATCGCAAGTGAACATGAGCTGCATGAGAGTGTTTTGTCTGGGCACTCTTAACAgcaagtaatttattacattgaacaaaagagccacagtggcttcccTAGTGGATACAACTTCCATTTTGTGCCAATTTCCCTAGAACTTCCAATTTTGTTTTCTCAAACACATGGGATGAAAACGTTCTTTATTCGCAAATTGTTTGTGATATTCTGTTTTTTTGCAACAACTAAATTcaaaacttggatggaaacatgtaTTTTGTTTCTGTAATTGGATTTTAAAGTAACCGTTTCTGTTAAAATGTttgactgaaaaagagaaaaaaatgtgaatgGCATTTTAACGGCAAGTAATGGTAttttatggcatttttggccaaatATTTTCAGTGGCTGAAATTTTGGTTCTTTCCTACCATTTACTACTAGTTCCACTACTAGTAGTAACAGTAGTAAAACTActactagtagtagtagtagtaaactGGTTAATCCTTTAAATTTTGCTAAGTATCTGCGAGGATACCGGGAGGAACATGGAAGCTTAATTGTCTCGTAGCGGTCTCTAATATTTGTATCGACAAACATACTGTAAGCCGGGAtaagagaaagtgttttaacatcgAAAATATTACACACTTAATGACACAAGTTTTAACCTGAAATTTTCCTTTAAGCAGGATGTAATTCTATTGAATAATATTACacttgaaaaaaaatacaaagactCTCAAGTAATGTATGACAATTTTCTTTGGTCCTGTCCTGTTGTAGATGTGGGTTAAGATTATCAATGGGGAACTCCAAGACTCAACAAGACCGGATCTGTTTGAATATGTTGTGGACTTTCTTAGTTTCTGTTCCAATCTTGACCTTGTGTGGCAGCATGCGGACTGGGCAATACAGAAAGATCAAAAGGTGTGTTCTTTATCCACATCATAATGTACCCTTTGGAATGAGAGGGATCAATACTATATGGGCCTTTCATTCACATACAGAATATTTCAGAGGATATTATTGACTGGTAGTATGCCTTCTCTTGTATCACCTAAAGATTGGTGTACAGATCTTCATCAAAAGGCCTATCTCTGAGGACAAGAAGGGGCAGTTAAACCCAGATGATGTGATTACATATTTGCGGAAGCACAATCAAGCCATTTTGCTCTACCTGGAACACCTGGTATTAGAGAAAAGATTGCAGGTAAGAACACCACTGTGCCTAAGAATTTTCCATGGTTTATTCCAGTGCTCTACAACTAGTTgagtggtatttgtatagtaattAAGGATCTGGGCAAGCAGATAAGAGGTTTTACAAATCAATTAACAGATTTCACCATAGTATCCTGAAGCAAGGCATTTAATCCCTGCTTGCTTTTAGCACTGTCTTTGAAACTGTTCTGCCTGGCAGTTTGGATAAAATAATCTACTAAATGACAAGGTTCTAATTTTTAGATGTCTGAAGGTTTCCTCTGTCCTTTGTGTGTTGTGTCTTTGCTACTACAGAAAGAAAATTATCACACACATTTGGCTGTGCTGTATGCAGACAGAGTGCTGGGCCTGATCTCACGACCATCATCCACTGAGGAGCAACTGTCTGCTGCTCGCCAGAAACTACAACGGTTACTGAAAGAGTCTAGTCTGTACAGAGTCCAATTACTAATAGGTGGGTACCCAATACCTGTGAACAAATGTCTTGGACAGCCCATTTTGTTCTCACTTCCTTTTGCTCCGTTTTCCTTTCAAATAGTCTTTATTTAAAGGTTCTAattctttcctcattaaaaaactcctaaagacattaatagtaattttgcaatatatgtaggaaatcacaaccactcacattaaaattaagacttcagtcatatcagtaaacttataaaagctgttttattctatatggagagggtccacacatgggggctgccattttagaatcacatgaccagccgaatactactcgtttaatctcagtaaccgtcctgttatttgacattttcactcattgattaaattaatcatggctgactgtgaacactacatttctacaatggcatctgaaactgaaaactactgaatttaaatgatgctgcatccaagccgctaggtgtcagtccaagatgacacaaagacaaaagttactgagtgacCAATTTCAGTCATTGATTTACCCCTTGAGAAGCTATGCAAAGAGATATTGATCTTTGTTGGGTTTGCAGATATGGCTCATTGTAATTGTTGAGTGTTCATGCACGCATGTTAATGTTTGTCATTAGTTTTAAACTCTAATGTGGTTCCAGTGCTTGTTGCTTGTGTGCTTGCAGGTAAACTTCAGGACTCCGAGCTGCTGCTACTTGAGCGAGCTATACTACATGGGAAGGTAGAGGAACATGACAAGGCCTTGCACATTCTAGTGCACCAGCTCAAAGACTCTACTGCGGCTGAGGAATACTGCTCCTGGGCCTCTGCATGTCAGGACCAGATCTACCGTCAGAAACTTTTCCAACAACTCTTGAGTGTTTATCTAGACCCGGATGTACCGGGAGGGGCACAAACCGTAGCCGCTGTTGACTTGCTTAACCGGCATGCTGACATTTTTGATGCAGTGCAAGTGTTAAAGCTCCTCCCAGAGGAGTGGTCCTTGCCGCTACTCCGTCCTTTCCTATGTGGGGCAGTAAGGGCCAGTGTGCATGCACGTTGCACTTCACAGGTTGCAGTGGGGCTGGCCCGAGCAGAAAACCTCCAGCTTCAGCATGATAGGGTGAGTTGAAGCTAAGCTTTAACTTCATAAAGTTCTTGATGAATTCGCTAAAAGAGCGTCAGTATTAACCATTGTTTTCTGTGTCATGCAGCTTAAGTATCGAGGTGGCCCAATATTAGTGTCTGAAAAGAAGGGATGCAAGCTGTGCCACAATACCTTTAGTGAGCCAGACTGTGCCTGCCTGCCCGGTGGAACACCTGTCCATATTCACTGTATCGCAAAGAAAGCCCTGGACTTGCCAGTAGAGTGGCAACAGGAAAACGGCAACCACATATGAAGCTGATCAGTACTGTGGGACAGTCAACAGATGCTGGTTTTGCACCTGTACCACACACGCATGGAGAGAGGGCTGAGTGCACCTGTTCAGAACCCATGCAAGAGCATTCGGAGCGACCAGGACCCTGCTATACAAATCTATTTCTCTGTGTGAGAGAGTCAGTCAGTGAATGAGTGTGCAAGTGTTTGAGAAACTATTTATTCTATTGTCCTTCTGTGTGTACATGCAACACTGACAATGAATATGAGTGTTTGAAAATTTTAATGAACATCAAACAAAAAGTTAAACATCCAAAAAATTTGACATTGTCTCCTGGTTGATCTTTTTAGCATTGCCTTATGATGACTGGTTCAGtggctctgttgtgtttttttttttttttttttttttgtgcttttaaatgcaaataaatgtattgtaaatGTTTTATAACTCAAAATCAGTAAACACTTACTGCAGCCTTTGGCAGCTGAAGTGTTATCCATGGTAACAATTTAACTGTTGTTTACAAATGGTTAGCATGGTTGAGGTAAAAATACTTTAAATGTTTCAGTCTCTTTACCATCTCTTCCCAAAAAGCAGAACTGTCAAAAATGTGTGTATGATATGCATCAATGGTTTTCATCAAACAAACACCAAAGTTAAATTCTCTGTGCTCAAAGAGTGACAAGCCTTACATGATTACTTACATCCTCTGTCATGGTCCATTTATGGAAGAAATGCAAATTTTATTATCAATACGATTGTCTTCATCATAGCTAGGTTAAACCATTTAGTTGCAGACATTTGGAGAACTTCCATTGTAAACATTAGACAGAAaatgtaagctattttatcacacaacACTCATTTCCACagatttttttgcttttaaagaaaagggacaagttgaaatcaATTTAGTAGTAATcacaatgccacaaatgctgttgatttagcttaacttgtattgaacctggaatattccattaagtaATTTTTCTTAGATTTTAAAGAATATATTAACCATATCATTAACCATTTCAAACCAATCAATAGACTCAGGCTGTGCTGTT
It includes:
- the LOC127446615 gene encoding transforming growth factor-beta receptor-associated protein 1 homolog, with the protein product MSVKAFELVSAVERELVMGEKVRINIECIECCGKNLYLGTNDCFIHHFLLEEHTTAKGKLAYNAQKLLHKYLGLKKPVVELKAASALERLIVLCDTTITVVDMVTLEPVPTGGTKLKGVTAFCLNENPVTGDPFCVEMAVVSARRRAVQICTVHEDRVQMLKEVTTPEQPCALSLDGYFICLALPTQYMILNYSTGASQDLFPYDCEERKPIVKRIGREEFLLAAPGGLGMFANAEGISQRAPVSWSESVIAAAVCFPYVVALDEGFVTVHSMLDQQLKQTMSFRDGQLLQDFEGKVVLASTKAVYMLVPLPLERQIQDLLASHRVEEALTLTEAAQRNIPKEKYQKLHKRILQQAGFIQFGQLQFLEAKEHFRKGQLDVRELISLYPLLLPASSSFTRCHPPLHEFADLNHLTQGDQEKVQCFKRFLISYLHEVRSSDSANGFCEDVDTALLKLYAETGHESLLDLLVSDNACLLADSAPWLEKHHKYFALGLLYHYNNQDSAALQMWVKIINGELQDSTRPDLFEYVVDFLSFCSNLDLVWQHADWAIQKDQKIGVQIFIKRPISEDKKGQLNPDDVITYLRKHNQAILLYLEHLVLEKRLQKENYHTHLAVLYADRVLGLISRPSSTEEQLSAARQKLQRLLKESSLYRVQLLIGKLQDSELLLLERAILHGKVEEHDKALHILVHQLKDSTAAEEYCSWASACQDQIYRQKLFQQLLSVYLDPDVPGGAQTVAAVDLLNRHADIFDAVQVLKLLPEEWSLPLLRPFLCGAVRASVHARCTSQVAVGLARAENLQLQHDRLKYRGGPILVSEKKGCKLCHNTFSEPDCACLPGGTPVHIHCIAKKALDLPVEWQQENGNHI